The nucleotide sequence GACGAGTCTCAGTCGACTGGCACAGCAGGTGCCCAGTTCTCTGGCCAATGCCAAGAAGCAGCTGCTCCAAACTGCCAATGCTGGTGTCACCTCCAATTCGAGGGATCAGCGTGTTCAGCCCAAATACATGGACATTTCCAAGTACAAGTCGGCGCAATCCAACAACTTTTTGCGTAAGAACGATGCCAAGAGCACTCTGAAGCCAGCAGATCAAATGAAACGAAGTCCCAGTGCCTCATCCATGGGTCTGAGTCGCGGCGAGGGAACGCGAGCCAGTAACCGGAGTGTGCGCAGTGCTGCCTCCGCGATGAATACCAGTACAACGTCACTGGGTGGCGGAAATCCAGGATCACGAAACTCGTCTGCCATTCGTCGCGATGCGTCAGGTAAGCTAACATTCCCACATTCATTCCCATTTCAAATAATTTGCTAAAaacatttcttttaaaatagTAAACAAGCAAAAAGAGGCCGAAATGGCCATGTGGAAGCGTCGATCTACCTATGATCCCATGAAGGCAGCAGCCGAGGATCGCCGCAAGAAGGAGGAAGCGCGACGTGCCCAAAACGAAGCTCAGCGACAGATCAACGATGACGTTGATGAAATACCTTTCGAAAGGTAAATTCTATGGGCATCACTTGCCAAAGTTTTTCTGATAAATAGCCTGCTTTAGGTGACTTTCCTTGTGTTTAACTCCCTCAGATAATAGATCTATAGTTATTATTAGACATCGTTACAAATATGTATCTTATAAGAACAGCAAAGCAAGGCCCTAaacttaaatgaaattaaaaggTTTCACAATCTTTAcctgcaaaatatttaaatttttttaacagaTCGTTACTATTCTCCATTGAAGAGTTCCTTTAGAAGGTATTActaaatgaaataatcatgttttcttataaatgtaaagctaaatatttcaatatgtTCTCAAAAGTCTCATTCTCTTAGATTAGAGTAGATCAACTTACATATATAAGCTCATGAAATATTTACGTGTTGTTATAAACAAGACTAGGCCATAGAGGTCTAAATTTTAGTATActattttgtaattatttttaacataCTTTCAATTATCTGAATTTGATTTGTATCCTTTACTTTGGTTCTTTTATTAGCTTAAGGTTGTGGGTAATCTCGCGGCTAGAGGTAAAGGTGCGTTCTGGAAATAGACAACTATTTTAGTAATAATTCAACTATCTCTCATGACTCACATCTAGatgaaatttataattttttcctAATTTGTACTTACATAAGTAGTGGCCAAGTAACGAGTTCAGTATTGAATTTGTAACGTAACACCGCTCAGTTAAATCGGATGTATAGGAACTATGTCGTAAATGATCCAGCGCATTCTGTACTTATGATTTTGCTAATTGATTTCTTCTCTTTTAATTTCTGTACACCCCAACCACACAACAAACACCAACACTACCTATCAACACAACGAAAACAATCCAATAACCATCGGTAGACCATCACGCTCCCACTACCGCCGTGGACAATTATGACCAACGGATGGTGTGCTAGTTACCGATTTTTGAGTCATCAACCTACCACTAAACATTCAGTTGACTATCTTTCCACGAAAccaaacaagaaaaaaaagaaaaccaaatacTTTCCACTACAAAAACATGCCACACGATCTAACATGGTGcaagcagcagcggcagcagcagattGTATCACTAGAATCCAAATCTAGTGTCAGATACAATCgccgaatcgaatcgaatcgaacaACGATCATTTTGAGAACGGATCTAACTCGCGTAGTAtccacaaagaaaataaaaaaaacgattTTCCAATGCAACGACAACTAGAATGAAATGCTTAGTAACGACAGCCAACCCGAAGCCAAATGTGGGGCTATCATTTGCCAATGTAATAGAGCAATCTTTATCAAAAATGTCGTAGtattattgttaaatatttatgcatacaACTCAATCATTTCGTTGTTGTTCGCCGTTGTGCAATTGTCTCGACCAATTTGTTTGTTCGTCAGTTCGTTAGTTACTTTGTCTTGTGCGGcttcatttggtttttatttggCTGAGCAACGAATTCGACCAATAAAATGCTCTCGAAGATTGAAAAACTAACCGCATCAATTCTAACttcataaaacatttaaaggtcTCCTCATGGTGATTATGTTTTTGTACAGCACGAAATATAATCATTTTTGGGCGCATTCCTTACTAAATTTGCATTAGTAGCGCATCgtagaaattgaaaatgagGTGATAAACCATTGATTAAAGTGTTCTATGAAAAATTATACGAAATGCTCACTTTATTATTCCATTAGTCTACTGAAAGTTTAAAGTTCCTGTTCCAATTAATATGCTTCTTTAAGATGTAATTTCTTACTTGTCCTAACGTTAGATGGCTCGTTATTATCAATTACGATTTTTCATACCATCACTGAAACAATCGGTTATTAAAcctcaatttgcaattttcgaATCTTTCAAAATTGTAAAATCCTCCGTGTGCTCTGGCAACTTCGAAAAAATCTTCAttattctgtaaattgctgCAACCAAAACTACTTAACCCACCATTTAACATTATTAGTTAGTTCTCAAGTGTACAAATGTTTGTCCCGTTTATTGCCTAACCTAAACATCGCATTCAACATGCCACTCCTTAACTAACCTAACCAAGCTAATCCCGAAACCTGCTAACCACACCAAAAGTCAGTCAGTAGACCAAGCTAACACATAGACAAATATTAAACGCTTTCTTAGAACTCGCTAGTAATAAAACTCACCTGAGATCGAGAAAGAACACACTTCACATGCCATTCAAATTGATTGCATTCCGAATTGtgcatttattcaaaataatcCTAACCGCTCTATTTGATTGAAATATTAACTTAAGTTCTCCATACACACAGTGTGCTGCGCCCAGCCAACAATATGACCATCACGAGCGGAGGCAACAGCTACAGTCCTCGAAACTCCGTGGAAAACGACGCCTGGACGCTTGGTGAATCCTCCGAGTATGGTGAATATCCCGATGACTACGATGAAAACGATGAGGAGCACGGCGATGAGGATATTGACTACGTTGGCCAGGAATCCGACGATGTTTTCGAAACGGAATCTGGAGAGGCTGCAGTTCAGGGCGCACAGTAGACAACTAGGCAactaaacaaaacacaaaccaGCAACAGTGATAAATAATTCGATATATACAtaactctatatatatatatatgtataacatATTGTATTTCTTAGCGATTGATGAAGTATATCGCTTAGCCGACATGATTTTCCCTTGGCTTGTTCGAACTATTTAAATGaagttttgtattttgaaaACAGAAGATCATCGAATAATGCAATAAACTGAACACGCTAAGTGAAAATGTTACTTCAGCTTTGTCCACATGATGTAGTGGAATatgtttttttatgtttaaaatgtattttattgcTGAAATATTCATTTCATGAGTTAAATTCGACAAACAAACGATtgtttccaaaaaaaaaagttgcaaaagCTGGAAGGCGTTCTAAAATTGTACAAACGTAactttataaacaaaatatgctTTGAATTGATATTCTAGCATTGTCGACTTTGGTGCAaataacttaaatattatacGGAAAAAATACTCAGATGTGTCCTAGGCTTTGTGAAGAGTTTGAAATGACTGCAATCAAGTGCTAAACGAAACAATGTAATTTTAAGAATTGCTTACCCAAAACATCGGTAAAACTGACCAAGAGGAATTGAATTGTTTTGTAATCTGAGCTAAAATTTAAAGCCTTCGAGATCGGCTCTTTCTTTGCCCAAAACACGATTATCGGgactttgtttgtttttggtaAGAATTTGTGGTTACTCATGAACTCATGTCTGTAGGtttttatatacaatacatatatgcGAACACACGATGGAAGGTAGCTTACATAACAAATTACGATACTGTCTAGTTTTATATATGCATACAATGAGTACACTAGCCGAGTATTTCTTATACAGACTAGCTTAGTAATATGTAAAAGGAGCATATGTGGTATTCGCTTTTAAACAAACTAAATTGTTAAATTAGTTATTCTTTCAAGCAAACCGAATACGATCAGATGTCGTACTGTGGTGTCGGTGTCCATAattgcaaaacaaactaacTGCTCGCTGGATTTtagttaattttaaaacaattgtATTCTTGCAGCTGCTTTTCTAAACAATAACTACAAATGCCCAAGTCAGCTTAAGCAATAGACAATATACAATAAACAAAGACTTTTTTTTCTAAACAGCAAATGTCCAACTAAAAATTCAGAAGCAGTTGAAACgtttttaaaaatgattatttaaaataaatatgtattttaaaataacaaaattgtAACGCAAGAAAACTAAGAATTAACCGTCTGAAAcgtttttaaaattgtatattttaggATTTCAACTGAGATGAATgaattgttttttgtattgcGTCCTAtttcttgttattttatttctcCAATAATTTTAGataaaccaaaataaacgatgacaaaaataaacaaatttgaagaAACAAAAGTGTTGTTtggattaaaaatatttgcaggTTCAACGTCCtccaataaatttaaatgagcttatgaaaaaatgccaaaattaTAATGAAAATCGCAGACTTTATATGAAAACGCAATCCTGCTTTctatcagtttcagttttaatttattaattttcggactattttttttatagattcGGCTTATGCATATTAGATAAGCAAACTGGAATCTTAAATATTATCCATAAACCTAATTGAATTCAAAGTCTAAGTGTAAAAAATGCGATGGATACGAGTAATATGTATGGATATTTTCGATGAAAGTAAACAAAGTACGAAAGTGGAATTTGTAATATGCCGAAACaatatttgaataataattttaattacaaaacgaaaacaaacaatatttttatatgcttCAAAGTCAGAATGAAGTGTGGGTGTTTCTCCAAccaaaaagttgtttgctTGTGGATAAAAAGGAAACGTCAATTAGGTTTCGTATAACATTGTTAACGCAACCAAAACAATTCAACAAACTGTTGACTTTGAAGTCGAATCAActtaaaagatataaaaaaaaaaattaaacaaacataaaaGATTATTTTTTCAGTACATTGCCAAGATTGTCGATAGATTTTTGTATCGTTGAATGTGGATTTTTGATATTTGAAGTGGTTTCTAGTGGTTCTTTCggttatttgaaaatttggtTATACAAAGTGGTAAAATGTAGTTCTTCATATCGGCGTCGCACTGTAAATGGGTTGTTAAATGTAGATCGTACCCATTTGGAGTTACAAAAGTTCTTGGTGCATTTGCTGCAATAGGAGAAAAGTGAATTGGAATTTTTTTGcctattaattgttttaagcCACTCTTTTTTGTTCAGTGCGGTATGCAGCTAAATTTTAATCCATATTGGCcactgaatataaaaaaaaaatacatttgaaGAGGGGAGGGGTCACAACGGAAGCCAACAAAAAGCACAATAAAATGAAGCAAAACTAATGAAATTATATGAAATAGGAATGTTCACAACAAGTTTGTGctgaaacaaaacaaacacaactgccataaatattttccgtaaagaaaaacaaaacgaaacaattTCACGGTGGAAAAAGTACACTACACAATCTGTAAACAAAtgctattaaatatttatgcagtttgggtaataaataaatggattTTTTAGTTTTCCTGGTGGCcataatttttcaaatggtatgaaagaaaaacaggaaaataaatgattttgtaattaaatcaATTAGGATAAACTGTAAGGGCTTTACAAAACTTACactttttgttgaatttttaaacAGATTTCAGCAACAACTTTAAgagttataaaatattattagacAAAATGGCCAGAGTGATTTGTTAATTTCGTAGATAAATAAGCCAGTTCCTCGATACAAGAAATTTTCTATTGCCTCACCTcaaaaacgaggaaaaaaCGAGATATGAAAAACTTCTAAAGAGATGGCCAAGCAAAAGCCTATtaattattatgattgttattaACCTTTGGATTGTGCATTACTTAGCACGTCTGGTTTCTGGCTGGCTACCTCATCACATGAAAATTTCGAATTTTAATTTCCGTTTCcattcaaaaatgttttgaagTGCCCGTGAGCTCCCAATTCTCGCGGGGATTCTCGAGGggattttcggtttttatatagaatttttgtgtttttggggTTTAGTCTGGCACTTAAAAATGGCTTTATTTATGGGCTTTTATCATTTCAACTTTCCCAGGGATTTGTGATATggccataaacaaataatGCCTAATGTGCATTAACTCATAAACAATGCAAATCAGTATTTACGAAAAGTGATTGAAGGAATCGCTTGAAACTCTTGAATTTATTCACCACATTGCCACTGATACTTGAGGCCACTTGGCTCCTCGTGATAAATGGCACTATATTCATCGATCGCATTTGCCAAGGCCCCTTACATTTCTTCTCAGTACGTCAATGAAGACTTTTCAGTTTCTCAATTGCCATTCCGGTACTCAAGTACCCAGATACATTTGTCATTTGCTGCCCACCAATTATAAATATTGGGCATGTGTGTGCATATATCATTACTTTATGGAATGTTGTGCTCGATTGACAACTTGCAGTACTTGAGATTATGTACTTAGGGCGATTGAATTGAATGGAATGTTTTCTAAGTgatgtgcaaaaaaaaatatatatatttctaggCAGAAACCTTGACATTAATGCTGCGGATATATTCgcttaaaattataatacaaGCTTGGGTTGTACACATCATACATGGGATGTTTCATAACTATGTGCTTGAAATGCCATCTTTCAGCGAGCAGTGTAAGCATTGAGATTACGTAACCAATCAGCAAGGCCACAAAAGAGCTCCAGAATTTTTGAATATTCATTAGGGCCTCCTGTTGAGCAAGTGCCTCCGCCGGTAGATGCTCTATGGCATCCTTGAGCCACTTGGCTATCAGACCTGTGGAAGATGTCAAATGATAAATGAGATTCAGTCAGGATTTAAATACTGAATGCTGACCACCCTCCGCCAGATGTTGAATGGAGGCATCTACCCGTGGCTTCAGAGCCGAGTTCTTCTCCATGGCCAGCACTACGGGCATATAGAGGACACATTCCTTCATGATGTGGAGAGCTGATCCGGATTCGTCTGCCACTCGTAAGTAGCGCAGATAGAACTCGTTGTCGTAGTAGGCGCACTGTCCCTTGGCTATGCGAGAGGtctacgaaaataaataatatttaaaaatttaaattatatattatatatactacTAAAACCAAATAGCCATGACCCTCTTTCCGAACGCgtttcaaatgcaaaacaatgTTATCCCCACAAAGCCATTAAGTCGCCGGAATGCTTTTCATATCACACTAGATTATTTTGCCAACTTGATGAATTAATAccgttaaattaaaaatgttgccaaatACGCTTATCACATAGATAAGATATTTTTCGTTGGAAACAAGTTGAAactggtttttgtttttctatcTGGTGGTATAAAGTTCATTGCTACAAAATGTTGATAACAAGAGCGGTTATAAATCATGCAAGTTTATACGATTTTTCCCTAATTCTAAACGGttcaaatcgaaattgaatGGTCTAATTAGTCTTATGAATAATTAGAGTATTTAAGTCTTACCAAATCATCGCTGTAGCCGAACACCTCCATCTTTTCGCCAACTTTTCGAGCAACCTCATCATTGGCCTCCAGGAAAAACTGTCTATTCTCAGTTGCCCCGGTGGATGGCGGTATATGAGATCGCAGCAGATCCTCCAGTGTGTCTATAGTGACCCTATgatcaataataaataactttCTCAAGATACAAATATGATAAAAGGATGATAAGCTTACCTGGCAGCTGGATTGGCCAAAATGGCAGTGAAGCTGGCCCTATATGTGGCCACCAAGAGGATGCAGTAGATCCAGTACCAACCAGTGAGTACCCTCAGGGGCCAATTTCGAGGCATTCGGGGTAGGGCCACATATAGGAGCATACTATACGTGAGCAGGATGCAGTTGGTATAGCCATCGAAAAGATCGCGAGGCATTCGATCTCCTTTAGATGAACGATACCGACTGATGGCAATGCGAAAACTAATGCGACGATAGATCTTTGGATCCATGGGCACGTTGCGATTTGGTCGTAGGCAACGAAAAAACTCAGAGGACACATTGCCGTTGATAATGGCATTCAAAAAACTGATGGCATAGAAAACAGTGCCCACCACGAAAAGGGAGAGCAGCACCCCCACCCACATTCCAGCGCTGAAGGGCAGGATAAAGGTCTGCCAGGAGTTATCCGTCGACGATTCCGGTGTGAGAAAGGTCAGGCATTCGAAATTATGCGGCGCACTTAGCTCCACTAATTTAAGGTACACCTGGAACAGATGCAAATCCCCAATGGCAAAGCGGGCACTGTGCGCAGCCTGTTCAgattgaaatattaataagtCAACAGTTTGGCTAATGACATATCCTAATCACATTCGAAGGGCTCATTTTAATCCCCACTTACCACCTCATCCACAAGCATCGAGTCAATGTGTGTCCCATTCTGTGCATATCCATCCGGATTACCACTTCCATAGGCAACACTAGCACCACCATCCAGCTCCGTCCAGTCCATATTCTCCGTTTGATTGGGCTTGTAGTAAACGGGCTTGAAATTAAGTGCCTTGCCCAGGGCATTCATAATCTCAACCTCGACTCCTTGGAAGCTCTTGGTTGCATTTGCCCATAGAACCATGGGCACGTGCTCGGAAATGGCAACTGGCAAAGAGGTTCCTAGAAaagttaataatattttaaataaaattaagaaaatgtcATATATAAAATCACTTATTTaagtaatattaaataatatttaactgTAACTCACCGAATAAGTTGCTTGTTTTGTCCGCAAATAGAATCCTTCCATTCAGACCTTTTCCCAACTCCCAATTAGCAATATTTTTCATTACCAAAACGCCACTTAAAATGCCCGGAAAGGCTATGGTAGAAATGGTAtacctttttaaaaataataaccaaatttaataacaataattaagGGGATTTTGTTTAGTTCACACACTTGTTGTCCAGCTGCCTTTTGAGGAAAATGGCATCGATAAAAACGCTCCATAGGTGAATCATATCGCTCTCAAAAAGTCGCAAATCATGTAATAATACAAACTTTTTCTGCATATTCAAAGATCTGTTATCGTATATATAGCCAAGAAATCGTTGGACCTGCCAGCCATTCAGTATGGTGATCACATTTAGTTCACAATCACTGGATTTGATGGCCTTAACAAAGAGTTCAACTTGTCTGGAAGGTCGCTGTAGATCATCACTTTCATTAGTTCGCATCACAAAGAAGGGTATCACTCGTCGACCCACCGATTCGAAAAATATTCGATCGTATATGGGATAATGCAGATCATCCGTAATGACGGCAAAGCATCTCTTCACATTGGCCACCCACAGGATTTTCTGTAGCAATATTTTCAGTTGCATCTCATATCCACTGAGTGGTGCTGGGTtggcaatgggaatgggaattgAGGTGGCCATCGCCAGGGATATGAAAGCCACAATCAGAATCCACAGACAGCGCATCCTTTCGCCGCCAAACGCAAACTGTTGGCCACTTGTCCGTTCCGGCAGTTCGTTAACCTGTTTACCGGAACGAACCCTCGAGTCCTCATTGCATATGCAGATCTAATTAAAGTTGTCCGAACTCCGTGAACCGGTAGCCAACGGACTGTCGGTtagtcagccagccagtcagtcagtcactcaTCAACCTGATTTACTCGCATTCCGAGTTTCCAGCGGGCACAGGGTTAACTAATTAAAGTTTTGCGGCCCAGGGGTTAATAAGTTTAACCAGATAATGTGTCCAAGGTTGGAGGGAAACCCTTTTTTCATTTGGGGTGCTGTAATGATATATCCTCAAAGGAGTTTTTACTGTCTACCTTTGGCATTTTACGAGATTATGTTAAAtatgggtttttgttttataagtTACATATTTTATAGCACAAACTATGTCATcataattaaatcatttaatttatacCTCACATAGAAGTATTTTGATTATTCTGTGATATTTATATGATATCCGACTTGTCTACCTGATATAGTCATCCGCTGTAACCAAAATAAATGACCTATATCCTAAGCCGGATGACCTAATCAAAC is from Drosophila melanogaster chromosome 3L and encodes:
- the Ir68a gene encoding ionotropic receptor 68a, isoform A, which encodes MRCLWILIVAFISLAMATSIPIPIANPAPLSGYEMQLKILLQKILWVANVKRCFAVITDDLHYPIYDRIFFESVGRRVIPFFVMRTNESDDLQRPSRQVELFVKAIKSSDCELNVITILNGWQVQRFLGYIYDNRSLNMQKKFVLLHDLRLFESDMIHLWSVFIDAIFLKRQLDNKYTISTIAFPGILSGVLVMKNIANWELGKGLNGRILFADKTSNLFGTSLPVAISEHVPMVLWANATKSFQGVEVEIMNALGKALNFKPVYYKPNQTENMDWTELDGGASVAYGSGNPDGYAQNGTHIDSMLVDEVAAHSARFAIGDLHLFQVYLKLVELSAPHNFECLTFLTPESSTDNSWQTFILPFSAGMWVGVLLSLFVVGTVFYAISFLNAIINGNVSSEFFRCLRPNRNVPMDPKIYRRISFRIAISRYRSSKGDRMPRDLFDGYTNCILLTYSMLLYVALPRMPRNWPLRVLTGWYWIYCILLVATYRASFTAILANPAARVTIDTLEDLLRSHIPPSTGATENRQFFLEANDEVARKVGEKMEVFGYSDDLTSRIAKGQCAYYDNEFYLRYLRVADESGSALHIMKECVLYMPVVLAMEKNSALKPRVDASIQHLAEGGLIAKWLKDAIEHLPAEALAQQEALMNIQKFWSSFVALLIGYVISMLTLLAERWHFKHIVMKHPMYDVYNPSLYYNFKRIYPQH
- the Ir68a gene encoding ionotropic receptor 68a, isoform B; this encodes MRCLWILIVAFISLAMATSIPIPIANPAPLSGYEMQLKILLQKILWVANVKRCFAVITDDLHYPIYDRIFFESVGRRVIPFFVMRTNESDDLQRPSRQVELFVKAIKSSDCELNVITILNGWQVQRFLGYIYDNRSLNMQKKFVLLHDLRLFESDMIHLWSVFIDAIFLKRQLDNKYTISTIAFPGILSGVLVMKNIANWELGKGLNGRILFADKTSNLFGTSLPVAISEHVPMVLWANATKSFQGVEVEIMNALGKALNFKPVYYKPNQTENMDWTELDGGASVAYGSGNPDGYAQNGTHIDSMLVDEVAAHSARFAIGDLHLFQVYLKLVELSAPHNFECLTFLTPESSTDNSWQTFILPFSAGMWVGVLLSLFVVGTVFYAISFLNAIINGNVSSEFFRCLRPNRNVPMDPKIYRRISFRIAISRYRSSKGDRMPRDLFDGYTNCILLTYSMLLYVALPRMPRNWPLRVLTGWYWIYCILLVATYRASFTAILANPAARVTIDTLEDLLRSHIPPSTGATENRQFFLEANDEVARKVGEKMEVFGYSDDLTSRIAKGQCAYYDNEFYLRYLRVADESGSALHIMKECVLYMPVVLAMEKNSALKPRVDASIQHLAEGLIAKWLKDAIEHLPAEALAQQEALMNIQKFWSSFVALLIGYVISMLTLLAERWHFKHIVMKHPMYDVYNPSLYYNFKRIYPQH